In a single window of the Micrococcaceae bacterium Sec5.7 genome:
- the rsmI gene encoding 16S rRNA (cytidine(1402)-2'-O)-methyltransferase codes for MAALSAPAAGGPGRIVLAATPIGNAGDASARLIELLATADIVAAEDTRRLHRLVQNLGVTVGGRVISYHEHNEATKTAELLDHVRAGKTLVMVTDAGMPAVSDPGFRLVEGAVAAGLTVTAVPGPSAVLTALALSGLPTDRFCFEGFLPRKAGERASRLADLDTERRTMVFFEAPHRLESMLRALRERFGPERRVAVCRELTKTYEEVIRGNLRELLEWAETNEVRGEIAVVVGGAPEQAPGTPEDHVAAVNELIAQGIRLKEAVAAVAEDVRVSKRELYSAVLAAR; via the coding sequence GTGGCAGCTCTCTCAGCGCCGGCGGCGGGAGGGCCTGGCCGCATTGTGCTTGCCGCGACACCCATCGGAAACGCGGGGGACGCGTCAGCACGGCTGATCGAACTGCTGGCCACGGCGGATATCGTCGCCGCTGAGGACACCCGGCGGCTGCACCGGCTGGTGCAGAACCTGGGCGTCACCGTGGGCGGCAGGGTCATCAGTTATCACGAACACAACGAGGCAACTAAAACGGCTGAACTGCTGGATCATGTACGGGCGGGGAAGACCCTTGTTATGGTGACCGACGCCGGTATGCCGGCGGTCTCGGACCCGGGCTTCCGCCTCGTGGAGGGGGCCGTCGCCGCCGGCCTGACAGTGACGGCGGTGCCTGGCCCGTCCGCAGTCCTGACGGCCCTTGCCCTTTCCGGGCTGCCCACAGACCGTTTCTGCTTCGAGGGGTTCCTGCCGCGCAAGGCCGGTGAACGCGCATCACGCCTTGCAGACCTGGATACGGAACGCCGCACCATGGTGTTCTTCGAGGCTCCGCACCGGCTCGAATCCATGTTGCGGGCGCTCCGCGAACGGTTCGGTCCTGAACGCCGGGTTGCCGTGTGCCGTGAGCTGACCAAGACCTATGAGGAAGTCATCCGCGGAAACCTGCGCGAGCTCCTGGAGTGGGCGGAGACCAACGAAGTCCGCGGCGAGATCGCAGTGGTGGTGGGCGGTGCCCCGGAACAGGCTCCCGGGACTCCAGAGGATCACGTGGCGGCCGTCAATGAACTGATCGCACAGGGGATCCGGCTCAAGGAAGCGGTGGCTGCGGTCGCTGAGGACGTCCGGGTCAGCAAACGTGAACTCTATTCGGCAGTGCTCGCCGCGAGG
- a CDS encoding phospholipid carrier-dependent glycosyltransferase, translating to MASTASMDGRNLEGHDWISRPEEAFSADALKERLIGGIRSWRDYPPSLRLWFWLIPVMTAVIGGVLRFVRLDSPHSLVFDETYYVKDGYSFLMSGYERNWPDKANDSFNSGSPGILLDTPEYVVHPPVGKWMIAGGMWLFGADNPFGWRFGAALTGTLSILLTALIAQKLFRSLTLGAAAGLLLAVDGHHLVMSRTSLLDIFLMFWVLAAFGALLMDRDDGRRRLAHRLGKLAAASPDGRPAALRLLSGPWLGIRWWRLAAAVCLGLAVGTKWSALFFLAGFGLMTVLWDLSARRIAGIRGWISAGIIRDGLPAFISIVPVAALVYAATWTGWFRSQDAYYRRWAETNPSAEWGWLPNAVRSLAHYHLEAYKFHQGLSSDHPYEASAWSWLVMGRPTSFFYESPKEGSAGCDISSCTSAILSVGNPLIWWTAAVSLVILLFWWAGRRDWRAGAVLAAVGAGYLPWFLFPERTTFFFYAISFEPFLVLALAYCLGLVLGRRTDAPWRRRSGLYLVALFVAGAILLSAFFYPVWTAEIISYQDWRVRMWMPSWI from the coding sequence GTGGCATCGACCGCCAGCATGGACGGACGCAATCTGGAAGGCCACGACTGGATCAGCCGCCCGGAAGAGGCATTCTCCGCCGACGCGCTGAAGGAGCGCCTGATCGGCGGGATCCGCTCCTGGCGGGACTACCCGCCGTCGCTGCGGCTGTGGTTCTGGCTGATCCCCGTTATGACTGCCGTCATCGGGGGTGTGCTCCGCTTTGTCCGCCTTGACTCCCCGCACAGCCTGGTCTTCGACGAGACTTACTACGTCAAGGACGGCTATTCGTTCCTGATGAGCGGGTATGAGCGGAATTGGCCGGACAAAGCGAACGATTCCTTCAATTCCGGTAGTCCGGGAATACTGCTGGACACTCCCGAGTATGTGGTCCACCCGCCCGTGGGCAAGTGGATGATCGCGGGCGGTATGTGGCTGTTCGGCGCGGACAATCCGTTCGGCTGGCGCTTCGGCGCCGCCCTGACGGGCACGCTTTCCATCCTGCTGACCGCGTTGATAGCGCAAAAACTGTTCCGGTCCCTGACGCTGGGCGCCGCCGCGGGCCTTCTGCTCGCCGTAGACGGCCATCACCTGGTGATGTCGCGGACGTCCCTCCTGGATATTTTTCTGATGTTCTGGGTCCTTGCCGCTTTCGGCGCCCTTCTGATGGACCGCGACGACGGCCGCCGCCGTCTCGCGCACAGGCTCGGCAAGCTGGCAGCGGCATCGCCGGACGGCCGGCCTGCCGCGCTCCGGCTGCTGTCCGGACCCTGGCTGGGGATCCGCTGGTGGCGCCTGGCAGCCGCAGTCTGTCTCGGCCTCGCCGTCGGCACCAAATGGTCGGCGCTGTTTTTCCTCGCCGGCTTCGGCCTGATGACCGTGTTGTGGGATCTCAGCGCGCGCCGGATCGCCGGCATCCGCGGCTGGATAAGCGCCGGCATTATCAGGGACGGACTGCCGGCGTTCATCAGCATCGTTCCGGTCGCCGCGCTGGTCTATGCGGCCACCTGGACAGGCTGGTTCCGCTCACAGGACGCCTATTACCGGCGCTGGGCGGAAACCAATCCGTCCGCAGAGTGGGGCTGGCTGCCCAACGCCGTGCGATCCCTGGCCCACTACCACCTTGAGGCGTACAAATTCCATCAGGGCCTCAGCTCCGACCACCCGTATGAGGCAAGCGCCTGGAGCTGGCTGGTCATGGGCCGGCCAACCTCCTTCTTCTACGAGTCCCCCAAGGAAGGAAGCGCAGGCTGCGACATCTCCAGCTGCACCTCTGCCATTCTTTCCGTGGGAAATCCGCTGATCTGGTGGACGGCGGCCGTGTCCCTTGTCATCCTGCTGTTCTGGTGGGCAGGACGCCGCGACTGGCGGGCCGGTGCTGTGCTTGCCGCCGTGGGAGCAGGATACCTACCGTGGTTCCTGTTTCCGGAACGGACCACTTTTTTCTTTTACGCGATCTCGTTCGAGCCCTTCCTGGTCCTGGCCCTCGCGTATTGCCTGGGGCTCGTGCTGGGCCGCAGGACGGACGCCCCCTGGCGCAGGCGTTCGGGGCTCTACCTGGTTGCACTTTTCGTGGCCGGGGCCATACTTCTCTCGGCCTTCTTCTACCCGGTCTGGACTGCCGAAATCATCTCGTACCAGGACTGGCGCGTCAGAATGTGGATGCCGTCCTGGATCTAG
- a CDS encoding TIGR01906 family membrane protein gives MNDNSLTPSKPLEPQPDPAAASAADSDEATFDWMKPAAGNTPAARPQSETRKSRAPEPDGSPQPGSRADRKAAEAAVEPSTPRDEPLFSEPLPTSALQVRPPKEDVERRNAERENAANAKPMAPRVMQVLLAVFYPVILLVVAARAVTSPLFLWVEYNRPGFPGDGYGFSADDRMTYGSYAVDYLSNWSGPRYLGELVNHSGEKLFKDGEVSHMADVKLVILSSFATGVLLVLLSMVAIIFLRRRSTGGVRRGLFAGSIVTLVIILGLGTLAVLGWEQFFTEFHRIFFANGSWTFSLEDTLIRLFPGQFWIDAGIVIGALVLVASLVTLVLTWPTRRRRGLVKDKADSAPDIDRAGAPDADNAGGSSSQTAEKAVQP, from the coding sequence GTGAACGACAATAGTCTGACCCCTTCGAAACCCCTGGAGCCGCAGCCGGATCCGGCCGCGGCTTCCGCGGCAGATTCCGACGAAGCAACCTTCGATTGGATGAAGCCCGCCGCCGGCAACACCCCCGCAGCCAGGCCGCAGTCCGAGACCCGGAAGTCCCGGGCCCCGGAGCCTGACGGTTCACCGCAGCCCGGCAGCCGCGCCGACCGCAAGGCCGCGGAAGCCGCCGTCGAACCTTCCACACCACGCGATGAGCCGCTCTTCAGCGAGCCGCTGCCCACCTCCGCCTTGCAGGTCCGCCCTCCGAAGGAGGATGTGGAACGCCGGAATGCTGAGCGGGAGAATGCTGCGAACGCGAAGCCTATGGCCCCCCGCGTCATGCAGGTTCTTCTGGCGGTCTTCTACCCCGTGATCCTGCTGGTCGTGGCAGCCCGCGCGGTCACAAGCCCGCTGTTCCTCTGGGTGGAATACAACCGGCCGGGCTTCCCGGGCGACGGCTACGGCTTCAGCGCCGATGACCGCATGACCTATGGCTCCTATGCCGTGGACTATCTCAGCAACTGGTCCGGCCCGCGGTATTTGGGCGAACTCGTCAATCACAGCGGCGAAAAACTGTTCAAAGACGGCGAAGTCAGCCACATGGCGGACGTCAAACTGGTCATTCTGTCCTCCTTCGCAACCGGTGTATTGCTGGTCCTGCTGAGCATGGTGGCCATCATCTTCCTGCGCCGCCGGAGCACCGGGGGGGTCCGCAGGGGCCTTTTCGCCGGCTCCATTGTGACCCTCGTGATCATCCTGGGACTTGGCACGCTGGCCGTGCTGGGCTGGGAACAGTTCTTCACCGAGTTCCACCGGATCTTCTTCGCCAACGGCTCATGGACGTTCTCCCTTGAGGACACGCTAATCCGCCTGTTCCCCGGCCAGTTCTGGATAGACGCGGGGATTGTCATCGGGGCACTTGTACTGGTCGCCTCGCTGGTCACCCTGGTGCTGACCTGGCCCACACGCAGGCGCCGCGGACTTGTCAAGGACAAGGCAGACTCTGCGCCGGACATTGACCGCGCTGGCGCCCCGGATGCAGACAACGCCGGCGGTTCGTCCAGCCAGACGGCAGAGAAGGCAGTTCAGCCGTAG
- a CDS encoding stage II sporulation protein M produces MDMDAFSAVNGDKWSRLHLLAHKRRLNGAEADELLRLYQTTSAHLSLLRSLAPESGLSASLSATLAQARTRFTGARSNVMEDLARFFVIALPAALYRLRWLTLACGTVFCLVAGAYALWIGTSPEALRALASDATIKQYVEEDFVDYYSENPAASFAGAVWTNNAWISAQAVALGITGIWVPVILFSNAQGVGIAAGIFAAAGQPEVFFSYILPHGLMELTAVFIASAAGLRIFWAMVSPGPRTRGRAVAEEGRSLITVALGLVLVLFVSGLVEGFVTPSPLPVWAKISIGAAVLGAYWVYVLVWGRRAYVAGSRGDLGSQDAGYGEIAA; encoded by the coding sequence GTGGATATGGATGCCTTCTCCGCCGTCAACGGGGATAAGTGGTCGAGGCTGCACTTGCTTGCGCACAAGCGGCGCCTCAACGGTGCGGAGGCTGACGAACTCCTGCGTCTGTACCAGACCACCTCGGCGCACCTGTCGCTGCTGCGCTCCCTAGCCCCCGAAAGTGGACTCTCGGCGTCACTGTCAGCCACACTGGCGCAAGCCCGTACCCGGTTCACCGGGGCGAGATCCAACGTCATGGAAGATCTCGCCCGGTTCTTTGTTATTGCACTTCCGGCGGCGCTTTACCGGTTGCGCTGGCTGACGCTCGCCTGTGGAACTGTATTCTGCCTGGTCGCCGGCGCCTACGCGCTGTGGATCGGCACGTCCCCGGAGGCACTAAGGGCCCTGGCGTCCGACGCCACTATCAAGCAGTACGTCGAAGAGGATTTTGTTGACTACTACTCGGAGAATCCTGCCGCTTCATTCGCCGGCGCAGTCTGGACCAACAACGCCTGGATCAGTGCGCAGGCGGTAGCACTGGGCATCACCGGGATCTGGGTGCCGGTGATCCTTTTCAGCAACGCCCAGGGTGTGGGAATCGCTGCGGGCATCTTCGCCGCAGCGGGGCAGCCAGAGGTATTTTTCAGCTACATCCTGCCGCACGGGCTGATGGAGCTGACAGCAGTATTCATCGCCAGCGCGGCTGGTCTCCGGATCTTCTGGGCCATGGTGTCGCCGGGCCCACGCACCAGGGGGCGGGCTGTGGCGGAAGAAGGCCGGTCGCTCATCACCGTAGCGCTGGGCCTGGTGCTGGTGCTGTTCGTCTCCGGGCTGGTGGAAGGCTTTGTGACGCCAAGCCCGCTTCCGGTGTGGGCAAAGATCAGTATTGGTGCCGCGGTTCTCGGGGCTTACTGGGTCTATGTCCTGGTGTGGGGCAGGCGTGCCTACGTGGCGGGTTCCCGCGGCGACCTCGGCAGCCAGGATGCCGGATACGGCGAAATTGCCGCCTGA
- a CDS encoding RDD family protein: MNSIITGEAVVLELRPASFATRALGLLLDVAVNVLLLLLLLFAVATASQELDEAASRTLVLVSVVFCFVIVPVAVETLTRGLSLGKLAAGLRIVRDDGGAIRFRHAVIRGLTGFLEIYLTFGGLAIGVALFNDKSRRLGDIVAGTYSLRSRVPVEKAILAFIPPHLAGWVKSADIGRIPDATARRATQFIRQAGRMSPLSRSGMAASLATEVARNVAPPPPPGTTPVDYLAAVMAERRHRELCRLLRARERSTGVGERLHRLPFES; the protein is encoded by the coding sequence TTGAATTCAATCATCACCGGTGAGGCGGTTGTCCTGGAGCTGCGACCCGCATCGTTTGCCACGCGGGCCCTGGGCCTGTTGCTGGATGTTGCCGTGAACGTCCTCCTGCTGCTTCTGCTCCTGTTCGCCGTGGCAACGGCCAGCCAGGAGCTCGACGAAGCGGCTTCGCGCACGCTGGTGCTGGTCAGTGTGGTGTTCTGCTTTGTAATAGTCCCCGTAGCCGTGGAAACTCTGACCCGCGGACTGTCTCTGGGAAAACTTGCCGCCGGGCTGCGGATTGTGCGCGACGACGGCGGCGCCATCCGCTTCCGCCATGCCGTCATCCGCGGCCTGACTGGCTTTCTGGAGATCTACCTGACCTTCGGTGGCCTGGCGATTGGCGTGGCGTTGTTCAACGACAAGTCCCGGAGGCTCGGGGATATCGTGGCCGGAACCTACTCACTTCGCAGCAGGGTGCCCGTTGAAAAGGCGATACTCGCCTTCATTCCACCCCATCTGGCTGGCTGGGTGAAGTCCGCAGACATCGGGCGGATACCGGATGCCACTGCGCGCAGAGCTACGCAGTTCATCAGGCAGGCGGGCCGGATGTCGCCGCTGTCCCGCAGTGGAATGGCCGCCAGCCTTGCCACCGAGGTGGCAAGGAACGTTGCACCGCCGCCACCGCCAGGAACCACCCCCGTCGACTATCTGGCTGCCGTCATGGCAGAGCGGCGTCACCGTGAGCTCTGCAGGCTGCTCCGTGCCAGGGAGCGCAGCACCGGCGTGGGAGAGCGCCTGCACCGGTTACCGTTCGAGTCCTGA
- a CDS encoding L,D-transpeptidase, with product MTVEYANRLTSSGVYVHQALESAWGAVGRVNVSHGTVGLLQADAAWFFSNMKTGDLVQTLNAVRRSLRTRTVTGAGALPRRCCAPWHGAACRAHGDAALP from the coding sequence TTGACCGTCGAGTACGCCAACAGGCTGACTTCCTCCGGCGTCTACGTCCACCAGGCGCTGGAGTCGGCGTGGGGTGCAGTAGGCAGGGTCAACGTGTCGCACGGCACCGTAGGCCTGCTGCAGGCAGATGCCGCCTGGTTCTTCAGCAACATGAAAACAGGCGATCTTGTCCAGACCCTCAACGCCGTCAGGCGAAGCCTCAGGACTCGAACGGTAACCGGTGCAGGCGCTCTCCCACGCCGGTGCTGCGCTCCCTGGCACGGAGCAGCCTGCAGAGCTCACGGTGACGCCGCTCTGCCATGA
- a CDS encoding Ig-like domain-containing protein, translated as MKSVAAPHRRGNGRKIALLAAVCLLAAGGGVFAAVAPEFAHASLDSEAGSPVRSAPGLAEPVVAPVKLVALPADGAKQVNPASPVTLKAANGRIQRVALTTSTGDAVDGILGADGSSWSATGPLKFNTDYSYTYVVQDAVGREASTTRNFSTASTANEADAAIYPLDGMKVGVAQPLQIIFSEPVVNRDAVEKAIRITSTSGQTGAFHWFTDTMVRYRPKDFWAANSTVTMDMKLFGVDLGRGQIGNFNKKVTVHIGDKKVAVADATAHTFSVSINDRPAGSWPVTMGDERFPSARGYLVLMEKHRYDHFVAASIGLKPGDPANYGELDVEYATRLTPSGEYIHQALDSALPYIGNTNVSHGCIGMTADRAAWVFNNMTAGDVVQVVNTKGEFANFDDGYGDWNIPWAKYAN; from the coding sequence ATGAAGTCTGTGGCAGCACCGCACCGCCGGGGTAACGGCAGGAAAATAGCGCTCCTGGCTGCGGTCTGCCTCCTGGCCGCCGGCGGTGGCGTTTTCGCCGCTGTCGCGCCGGAATTCGCTCACGCGTCGCTGGATTCCGAAGCCGGATCACCGGTGCGTTCGGCCCCGGGTCTGGCGGAACCGGTAGTGGCGCCGGTGAAGTTGGTCGCGTTGCCGGCCGACGGCGCCAAGCAGGTAAATCCCGCGTCCCCGGTCACACTCAAGGCGGCCAACGGCAGGATCCAACGCGTGGCGCTCACCACCAGCACGGGCGATGCAGTGGACGGCATCCTGGGCGCAGACGGAAGTAGCTGGTCGGCTACCGGCCCCCTGAAGTTCAACACGGACTACAGCTACACCTACGTGGTACAGGATGCAGTGGGCCGGGAGGCCAGCACCACGCGCAACTTCAGCACCGCGTCAACAGCCAATGAGGCGGATGCTGCCATCTATCCGCTGGACGGCATGAAGGTGGGCGTGGCCCAGCCGCTCCAGATCATCTTCAGCGAACCGGTGGTGAACCGTGATGCCGTGGAAAAGGCCATCCGGATCACGTCCACGTCCGGACAGACCGGCGCCTTCCATTGGTTCACGGACACGATGGTCCGCTACCGGCCGAAAGATTTCTGGGCGGCCAACTCAACGGTCACCATGGACATGAAGCTATTCGGCGTGGACCTGGGTAGAGGCCAGATCGGCAACTTCAACAAAAAAGTCACCGTTCATATCGGCGACAAGAAAGTGGCCGTTGCCGATGCCACCGCGCACACGTTCTCGGTCAGCATCAATGACAGGCCAGCCGGCAGTTGGCCCGTAACCATGGGTGACGAGCGTTTTCCCTCCGCCCGGGGATATCTGGTCCTGATGGAGAAACACCGCTACGACCACTTTGTGGCCGCCAGCATAGGCCTTAAGCCAGGCGACCCCGCCAACTACGGCGAACTCGACGTCGAATATGCCACCCGGCTTACTCCAAGCGGTGAATACATCCACCAGGCGCTGGACTCAGCGCTGCCATACATCGGCAATACCAATGTCTCGCACGGCTGCATCGGAATGACAGCGGACCGGGCCGCGTGGGTGTTCAACAACATGACCGCCGGGGACGTTGTCCAGGTGGTGAATACCAAGGGCGAGTTCGCAAACTTTGACGACGGCTATGGCGACTGGAACATTCCGTGGGCCAAGTACGCGAATTAA
- the ahcY gene encoding adenosylhomocysteinase yields MTLDFKVADISLAEAGRHQIRLAEHEMPGLMSLREEFGASQPLKGARIAGSLHMTVQTAVLIETLTALGAEVRWASCNIFSTQDEAAAAVVVGNGTVEDPQGVPVFAWKGETLEEYWWTAEQILTWPGAGANPELGPNMILDDGGDATMLVHRGVEFEAAGAVPSASPDDAEEFVIFLDVLSKALAGDPQKWTRLAAGIHGVSEETTTGVHRLYQLAEQGKLLFPAINVNDSVTKSKFDNKYGIRHSLPDGLNRATDVLMGGKVAVVCGYGDVGKGAAEALRGQGSRVIVTEIDPICALQAAMDGYQVAKLESVLALGDIFITTTGNKDIIMADHMAGMKNKAIVGNIGHFDNEIDMAGLAKLPGITKVEIKPQVHEWVFEAADADGSSARSIIVLSEGRLLNLGNATGHPSFVMSNSFANQTIAQIELFTKKDQPEGEREYENQVYVLPKILDEKVARLHLSALGVELTELSKDQAEYLDVDVAGPYKPEHYRY; encoded by the coding sequence ATGACTCTCGACTTCAAAGTTGCCGACATCTCACTGGCTGAGGCCGGCCGGCACCAGATCCGCCTGGCTGAGCATGAGATGCCCGGACTGATGTCCCTCCGTGAGGAGTTCGGCGCCAGCCAGCCGCTGAAGGGCGCGCGCATTGCCGGTTCGCTGCACATGACAGTCCAGACCGCCGTGCTGATCGAAACGCTCACGGCTCTTGGAGCAGAGGTCCGCTGGGCTTCCTGCAACATCTTCTCCACCCAGGACGAAGCAGCCGCCGCGGTAGTCGTAGGCAACGGCACCGTGGAGGATCCGCAGGGTGTACCGGTATTTGCCTGGAAAGGCGAGACGCTCGAGGAATACTGGTGGACGGCGGAGCAGATCCTGACCTGGCCTGGCGCCGGGGCCAACCCTGAGCTTGGCCCGAACATGATCCTCGACGACGGCGGGGACGCCACAATGCTGGTGCACCGCGGCGTTGAATTCGAAGCTGCCGGTGCGGTTCCCTCCGCCAGCCCGGACGACGCCGAGGAATTCGTCATTTTCCTCGATGTGCTCAGCAAGGCCCTTGCCGGGGACCCGCAGAAGTGGACCAGGCTCGCAGCAGGAATCCATGGAGTCAGCGAAGAGACCACCACAGGTGTGCACCGGCTGTACCAGCTCGCAGAGCAAGGCAAGCTCCTGTTCCCGGCGATCAATGTCAACGACTCCGTGACCAAGAGCAAGTTCGACAACAAATACGGCATCCGCCACTCCCTGCCGGACGGACTGAACCGGGCAACTGACGTGCTCATGGGCGGCAAGGTTGCGGTTGTCTGCGGTTACGGGGACGTCGGCAAGGGGGCTGCGGAAGCACTCCGCGGCCAGGGCTCACGGGTGATCGTCACCGAGATCGATCCCATCTGTGCGCTGCAGGCGGCCATGGACGGCTACCAGGTGGCCAAGCTGGAGTCGGTACTGGCACTGGGTGATATTTTCATCACCACCACGGGAAACAAAGACATCATCATGGCCGATCACATGGCGGGCATGAAGAACAAGGCGATCGTTGGCAATATCGGCCACTTCGACAACGAGATCGATATGGCGGGGCTGGCGAAACTTCCGGGCATCACCAAGGTCGAGATCAAACCGCAGGTCCATGAGTGGGTCTTTGAGGCGGCTGACGCCGATGGGTCTTCCGCGCGGTCCATCATTGTCCTCTCCGAGGGCCGCCTGCTCAATCTCGGCAACGCCACCGGCCACCCTTCCTTCGTGATGAGCAATTCCTTCGCGAACCAGACAATTGCGCAGATTGAGCTGTTCACCAAGAAGGACCAGCCTGAGGGCGAGCGTGAATACGAAAACCAGGTCTATGTGCTGCCCAAGATCCTCGACGAGAAGGTGGCGCGGCTTCACCTCAGCGCCCTGGGCGTGGAGCTGACAGAGCTGTCCAAGGACCAGGCTGAGTACCTGGACGTTGATGTTGCCGGCCCGTATAAGCCGGAACACTACCGTTACTAG
- a CDS encoding Trm112 family protein, with protein MPKISPELLSVLRCPVTGSPLVQEGEELVTTAAAESGDKLRYAIEDGIPLLLPPELLPAANAARSDQHDAPLPAAEPVLPAETGFPAETV; from the coding sequence ATGCCAAAGATCAGTCCTGAACTGTTGTCCGTCCTGCGGTGCCCGGTCACCGGATCGCCGCTGGTCCAGGAAGGCGAGGAACTCGTCACGACGGCGGCCGCTGAGTCCGGTGACAAGCTGCGGTATGCCATAGAGGACGGTATCCCCCTGCTCCTTCCGCCCGAGCTGTTGCCGGCTGCAAACGCCGCCCGTTCGGACCAGCATGATGCTCCCCTTCCCGCCGCCGAACCCGTTCTCCCCGCCGAAACCGGTTTCCCCGCCGAAACCGTTTAG
- a CDS encoding DUF3499 domain-containing protein: MGAIRQCSRSACRQSAVATLTYVYADSTAVLGPLATYAEPHCYDLCEQHAGSLTVPRGWEVLRLAMPANPPQPGPDDLLALANAVREAASRPASPGPSQTHRNAHPALEAPAGVEGARRGHLRVLREPS, from the coding sequence GTGGGTGCTATTCGTCAATGTTCAAGGTCAGCCTGCCGCCAGTCCGCGGTGGCCACTTTGACGTACGTGTATGCCGACTCCACCGCCGTTCTGGGGCCGCTGGCCACCTATGCCGAGCCGCATTGTTACGATTTGTGCGAACAGCATGCCGGCTCCCTGACCGTCCCGCGTGGCTGGGAAGTGCTGCGGCTGGCCATGCCGGCCAACCCGCCGCAACCCGGACCCGATGATCTCCTGGCGCTGGCCAATGCGGTCCGTGAAGCGGCGTCGCGCCCGGCGTCACCCGGCCCGTCCCAGACCCACCGGAATGCTCACCCCGCGCTCGAAGCCCCTGCCGGCGTGGAAGGTGCCCGCCGCGGTCATCTCCGTGTCCTGCGCGAACCGTCCTGA
- a CDS encoding metallopeptidase family protein, with the protein MQSSHQDPAFTVRLADPDAAPGDAGSGPAGKSFALRRRNRHGRGLRGELTLPTLPGYRTRSERFDDMVVDSAQRLHDIWGKPLDGVRFAVDEIPPGLEQLVADSSTAPMGRYAPPTEDEGPVITLYRRVVEQACGSREELQDLVHDVVVEHTAEMLGVAPETLDPVYRRRY; encoded by the coding sequence ATGCAGTCATCGCACCAAGATCCGGCTTTTACGGTCCGGTTGGCTGATCCCGACGCCGCACCGGGCGACGCCGGCTCCGGCCCCGCAGGAAAGAGCTTCGCGCTGCGTCGCAGGAACCGTCATGGCCGTGGCCTGCGCGGCGAACTGACGCTCCCCACTCTGCCCGGCTACCGGACGCGATCCGAGCGTTTCGACGACATGGTGGTGGACTCCGCGCAGCGGCTTCACGACATCTGGGGGAAGCCGCTGGACGGCGTCCGCTTCGCCGTGGATGAGATCCCGCCTGGTCTGGAACAACTCGTGGCTGACTCCTCAACCGCGCCCATGGGAAGGTACGCGCCGCCCACCGAAGATGAAGGACCGGTTATCACTCTTTACCGCCGGGTGGTGGAACAGGCCTGCGGCAGCCGGGAGGAACTGCAGGATCTTGTTCACGATGTTGTGGTTGAGCACACGGCCGAGATGCTTGGAGTGGCACCGGAAACCCTGGACCCCGTTTACCGCCGCCGGTACTAG